TTGAATTACATTGATCATAGTACTTGTGTTTGCTGGTTGTCTCCGCATTTCACTGTAAAATCCCTAAAGGTCTTATGACCTATCCAAGGTGGATAGATTGTAAATAAACGCACAAGTTACACATGCTGCGACTCAATGTAAgacttgatctttttctaTTGACTCCTTTTGGTTCTTCCAACTTTAGTCAATGatcgttttcttcttttcaaatagGCCATTAATCTCAGTCTCATCTAAACGTTATCTTGTTTTTTGTAGCTTGAGATAACACAGCATATTCATATTGGCGCTGGTGCCGTACTATATATTACCCCGATCAAGGAACTTCAGCTGGTTTTCATCTTAGTTCTCTGCTTAATCGTCAAGTAGTCGCTTTAATTCTGGTACCATATCTTCAATAAAGCCATTTCTCCATTCCATTGCTTTTTTGGAATAGTCGTGTTAGTATGGAATTAGAAAAGAAAGAGGAGCATTCTACGGTCATTTGGGAAGACCTCCATCATTCAGAACTAAACGTCAAAAAGCTATATGCTTTGCTCAAACTGCGCTGTGAGGTTTTCATCGTAGAACAAAACTGCCCGTACTTGGATGTGGATGGCCTTGATTTAATCGGGGAGAATCGACACATTCTCGGTTGGGATGAAAACGAGTTGGTAGCGTGCACAAGAATACTCAAAAGTGCGGACGGAACAAGGCCAGTTGTCATCGGTCGAGTAATTGTAAGCGAAGCATTTCGTGGAGAAAAACTGGGCCAACGTCTGATGGAGCAGACGGTGGCATCCTGCATAAAACACTGGCCAGACAAGGCTATTTATCTGGGAGCGCAAACCCGTTTGCAAGCCTTCTACGCACGCTTTGGTTTTACTCAAGTGACCGATGCCTACGACGAAGATGGCATTTCTCACATCGGAATGAGGCGTGAGGCAAATTAGGCCTAGATGTTACCGACATTTGTTCCTTAGCGAATAATTAAACTTCGCCTTTACATCCTGAAAGCTAAAATGGTCTCTTAAGATTCAAAAATATGTAATATTATTAATCTTAAACCTCTATCAGTCAGTACAAGACTCCAAGTGATAGTGGGTGAACACAATCTCAAAATTAGTTCTCTCACGACAGATAAAATAACCATAGAATATAAATTTCGAGTACGTGGTCAGCTATTTATAAAGAGTGCCCATGCCAACCGTGATCTGAGGAGTCTTTCTCCTCCAAAAGagaattacaaagaacGAGAATGTGGCTGGAAGAGATCACTGTCCAAAAGCAGCTAAAGATTTAGTTGCTGTCTCACCAGCAGATGCCGGGTTTACGCCTGTCACAATTTTCCCATCCACGACAACAAACGATTCCCAAGGATCTTTTGGCTGCACATAACAACCGCCATTGATCTTGGCAATTTGCTTCACCGTTTTCATTCCTTTTTCCTCCATAAGTTTATCAACTTTCATTATTACCTCTCCCTCATCTGTAAAACCAGTCAATTTCCTGTCTTTGATTAATAATTCACCATCTAGCTTTTTCAAGCCATCAAAGATGACTGGTCCGTGACAAACTGCGGCTAC
Above is a window of Torulaspora delbrueckii CBS 1146 chromosome 6, complete genome DNA encoding:
- the TDEL0F00100 gene encoding uncharacterized protein, whose product is MELEKKEEHSTVIWEDLHHSELNVKKLYALLKLRCEVFIVEQNCPYLDVDGLDLIGENRHILGWDENELVACTRILKSADGTRPVVIGRVIVSEAFRGEKLGQRLMEQTVASCIKHWPDKAIYLGAQTRLQAFYARFGFTQVTDAYDEDGISHIGMRREAN